In one Candidatus Nomurabacteria bacterium genomic region, the following are encoded:
- a CDS encoding DUF721 domain-containing protein produces the protein MAWQPIRRILPGAIMNREVAKKVEATRVLQMAHDCLVKLWGEEKAAYVQFQSFAEGQLTVYASAPAAVQELRVSEMRLRNEINRMVGMKAVLSLNIRHGSLTMLP, from the coding sequence ATGGCATGGCAACCAATACGGCGTATCCTTCCGGGCGCTATCATGAATCGAGAGGTCGCCAAAAAAGTTGAGGCGACTCGGGTTTTGCAGATGGCTCATGATTGTCTCGTAAAGCTTTGGGGAGAAGAAAAAGCTGCTTATGTACAGTTTCAGTCTTTTGCCGAAGGTCAATTAACGGTTTATGCATCCGCTCCTGCGGCCGTTCAAGAATTGCGTGTGAGCGAAATGCGTTTACGAAACGAGATAAACCGCATGGTTGGGATGAAGGCCGTCTTGTCATTGAATATCAGGCACGGATCCCTTACAATGCTCCCATGA
- a CDS encoding rod shape-determining protein MreC, with protein sequence MSRWFVGVSSSISTSQNPDDRIQDLENRLTAVTADYVRLRALEEENRGLKAQARFLDRSGYDSVGARVIRRELEGQRASFLIDRGRDDALEIGQAVITDNGVMIGKISQIYDRVAEVVLLTDAKSRVASALQGEGRLTGVLEGKGNGAMILTYVPSSAQLKTDQLLITAGTEEKVPANLPIGFVSIVRGQPTDPFIDASIESLVRFDEVTLVSVLRPTALAPKL encoded by the coding sequence ATGAGCCGTTGGTTTGTTGGAGTGAGTTCTTCGATTTCTACCTCTCAAAATCCTGATGATCGTATTCAGGATCTAGAAAATCGCCTCACGGCGGTTACAGCGGATTATGTTCGCTTACGTGCGCTAGAAGAAGAAAACCGTGGATTAAAAGCACAGGCACGTTTCTTGGATCGTTCTGGTTACGACTCAGTAGGAGCACGCGTTATTCGACGTGAGTTAGAAGGTCAGCGGGCATCCTTTCTTATTGATCGTGGTCGTGATGATGCGCTTGAAATCGGCCAGGCTGTTATTACCGATAACGGTGTGATGATTGGTAAAATTTCTCAAATCTACGATCGTGTTGCCGAGGTCGTCTTACTTACGGATGCAAAAAGCCGCGTAGCAAGCGCCTTGCAGGGAGAAGGGCGTTTGACAGGTGTTCTTGAGGGTAAGGGCAATGGGGCAATGATTTTGACCTATGTTCCGTCGTCAGCACAATTAAAAACAGATCAATTGCTTATTACTGCAGGAACCGAAGAAAAAGTACCTGCCAATCTACCAATTGGATTTGTCAGTATTGTGCGAGGTCAGCCAACAGATCCATTTATTGATGCTTCTATTGAGTCATTAGTGCGTTTTGATGAGGTAACGCTTGTTTCTGTTTTGCGTCCAACAGCGCTCGCACCAAAGCTATGA
- a CDS encoding rod shape-determining protein, giving the protein MWLSFLSGLTKQLGIDLGTENTRVFVKGQGIVIQQPSVVAINKRTNQVMAVGEQALAMIGKTPASIHVSRPLQRGIIADFEVTEKLLRYFFDKVHEDTSLTIPRPLVVICVPLDVTEVERKAVGDAATSAGARDVMVVEAPLAAALGAGINIGEAVGQMIVNLGAGSTEIAVLSLNGIVTSKSIPIAGEELNKNITQYARDVFNLLLGERVAEQIKMKIGSAVELEAPMTAKMRGRDLLSGLPREIEVNDSQIREAIARSVKAIVDQVKSILEITPPELVADIQQHGIVLTGGTALLHGLDTAISRGTGLPVRVAEDTANCIVKGTGILLEDERLLNDIGISATEMMKGL; this is encoded by the coding sequence ATGTGGCTTTCATTTCTTTCAGGACTCACCAAGCAACTCGGCATTGATCTTGGCACAGAAAATACACGCGTCTTTGTCAAAGGACAGGGGATTGTTATTCAGCAGCCATCCGTTGTGGCGATCAACAAAAGAACCAACCAAGTGATGGCGGTAGGTGAGCAGGCATTAGCGATGATTGGTAAGACACCGGCATCTATTCATGTTAGCCGTCCTTTGCAACGAGGTATTATTGCAGACTTTGAGGTGACAGAAAAACTCTTACGATACTTCTTTGATAAAGTACACGAAGACACGTCGTTAACGATTCCGCGTCCACTCGTTGTTATTTGTGTTCCGCTCGATGTTACCGAGGTAGAACGCAAAGCCGTAGGTGATGCGGCAACAAGCGCCGGTGCACGTGATGTAATGGTGGTAGAAGCGCCACTCGCGGCCGCCTTAGGTGCTGGGATCAATATTGGAGAAGCTGTTGGCCAGATGATCGTGAATCTTGGGGCAGGTTCAACCGAGATCGCCGTTCTTTCACTGAACGGTATTGTAACGTCCAAGAGCATCCCTATCGCAGGTGAAGAGCTGAACAAAAATATTACTCAGTACGCACGTGACGTATTCAACCTACTTCTTGGTGAACGTGTTGCTGAACAAATTAAAATGAAAATAGGTTCTGCCGTCGAGCTCGAAGCTCCCATGACCGCGAAGATGCGCGGACGCGATCTGCTCTCGGGTTTGCCTCGTGAGATCGAAGTAAATGACTCACAAATTCGTGAAGCTATAGCTCGTTCTGTAAAAGCTATTGTTGATCAGGTAAAATCCATTCTTGAAATCACGCCTCCAGAACTTGTGGCAGATATTCAGCAGCACGGCATTGTCTTAACGGGTGGCACAGCATTATTACACGGTCTTGATACGGCTATTAGTCGCGGTACCGGTTTACCGGTGCGTGTGGCAGAAGATACGGCAAATTGTATCGTAAAAGGTACCGGTATCCTTTTAGAGGACGAGCGACTCCTTAATGATATCGGTATCTCTGCTACCGAAATGATGAAAGGTCTATAA